The Pseudomonadota bacterium genome has a window encoding:
- a CDS encoding TetR family transcriptional regulator C-terminal domain-containing protein, with amino-acid sequence MRQPGQGKSQTRIQRQKTAQIHAAALSVFAAEGYRGATLDQIALAADMSKPNLLYYFPSKAAVYTALLENLIETWLDPLRALDNDREPLDAILDYVCRKLAMSRDYPRESRLFANEILQGAPHIREVLSGELKDLVEEKAALIRRWVAAGKIREIDPVHLIFSIWSLTQHYADFDAQVRAVLGDTSDPYADAEVFLETLFSRALRA; translated from the coding sequence ATGAGGCAACCCGGACAAGGTAAAAGCCAAACGCGCATTCAACGTCAGAAGACCGCGCAAATCCACGCGGCGGCGCTGTCGGTGTTCGCGGCCGAGGGCTACCGGGGCGCGACGCTCGACCAGATCGCGTTGGCGGCCGACATGTCCAAGCCGAATCTGCTCTATTACTTTCCCTCCAAGGCGGCGGTGTACACCGCGCTGCTCGAGAACCTGATCGAGACCTGGCTCGACCCCCTGCGCGCGTTGGATAACGACCGGGAGCCGCTCGACGCCATCCTCGACTACGTCTGCCGCAAACTCGCCATGAGCCGCGACTACCCGCGCGAGAGCCGGCTGTTTGCCAATGAAATACTGCAGGGCGCGCCGCACATCCGCGAGGTGCTCTCGGGTGAACTCAAGGACCTGGTCGAGGAAAAAGCCGCGTTGATTCGTCGCTGGGTCGCCGCTGGCAAGATTCGCGAAATCGATCCCGTGCATCTGATCTTCTCTATCTGGTCGCTGACTCAGCACTACGCTGATTTCGACGCTCAGGTGCGTGCGGTGCTCGGTGACACGTCGGACCCGTACGCCGATGCCGAGGTGTTTCTCGAGACCCTGTTTTCGCGGGCGCTGCGTGCCTGA
- a CDS encoding Zn-dependent hydrolase — MTTANADSRRNIRINADRLWDSIMEMATIGPGVAGGNNRQTLTDEDAVGRALFQRWCEEAGCTLGVDEMGNMFATRAGEDPDLLPVYVGSHLDTQPTGGKYDGVLGVLGGLEMIRTLNDLGIKTKHPIVVTNWTNEEGTRFAPAMLASGVFAGKHTLEWGYDRVDAAGKRFGDELERIGWRGEEKVGARKMHAMFELHIEQGPILEAEGKDIGVVTHGQGLRWIECTVTGKESHTGSTPMHMRKNAGRGLALVTELVHEIAMKNQPNAVGAIGHIDVHPNSRNIIPGKVVFTVDLRTHILDKLEAMVAELMERAPKLCSDIGVEFAAEIVGQFNPPAFDEACVAAVRNAAQDLGYSHMDIVSGAGHDACWINDVAPTAMIMCPCVDGLSHNEAEEISKEWAAAGTDVLFHAAVNTAQIVD, encoded by the coding sequence ATGACCACTGCCAACGCCGATTCCCGCAGGAACATTCGCATCAACGCCGACCGCCTGTGGGACAGCATCATGGAGATGGCCACGATCGGTCCCGGTGTCGCCGGCGGCAACAACCGCCAGACGCTCACCGACGAGGACGCGGTGGGCCGCGCGCTCTTTCAGCGCTGGTGCGAGGAAGCGGGCTGCACCCTGGGCGTCGACGAAATGGGCAACATGTTCGCCACCCGCGCGGGCGAGGACCCGGATCTGCTGCCCGTGTACGTCGGTTCGCACCTCGACACCCAACCCACCGGCGGCAAGTACGATGGCGTGCTCGGTGTGCTGGGCGGCCTCGAAATGATCCGCACCCTCAACGACCTCGGCATCAAGACCAAACACCCGATCGTGGTCACCAACTGGACCAACGAGGAGGGCACGCGCTTCGCGCCGGCCATGCTGGCCTCGGGTGTCTTCGCGGGCAAACACACCCTCGAGTGGGGCTACGACCGCGTCGACGCGGCCGGAAAGCGCTTCGGTGATGAGCTCGAGCGCATCGGTTGGCGCGGTGAAGAGAAAGTCGGCGCCCGCAAGATGCACGCGATGTTCGAGCTGCACATCGAGCAGGGGCCCATCCTCGAAGCCGAGGGCAAGGACATCGGCGTCGTCACCCACGGCCAGGGCCTGCGCTGGATCGAGTGCACGGTCACCGGCAAGGAGAGCCACACCGGCTCCACGCCGATGCACATGCGCAAGAACGCCGGCCGCGGCCTCGCGCTCGTCACCGAATTGGTGCACGAGATCGCGATGAAGAACCAGCCCAACGCGGTTGGTGCCATCGGTCACATCGACGTGCACCCCAACTCGCGCAACATCATCCCCGGCAAGGTCGTGTTCACGGTCGACCTGCGCACGCACATCCTCGACAAACTCGAGGCCATGGTCGCCGAACTCATGGAACGCGCGCCCAAACTGTGCAGCGACATCGGCGTCGAGTTCGCCGCCGAGATCGTCGGCCAGTTCAACCCGCCGGCGTTCGACGAGGCCTGCGTCGCAGCGGTTCGCAATGCAGCCCAGGACCTCGGCTATTCGCACATGGACATCGTCTCGGGCGCCGGCCACGACGCGTGCTGGATCAACGACGTCGCGCCCACCGCGATGATCATGTGCCCCTGCGTGGACGGCCTGTCGCACAACGAAGCCGAGGAGATCTCCAAGGAATGGGCCGCAGCTGGCACCGACGTGCTGTTCCACGCCGCGGTCAACACCGCCCAGATTGTCGACTGA